GCCTGTTTAGCGCACCCGCCCGGAATTTCTTTCCGTTATTGACTGCTAACCCGGGGTCGGGATGCTTAGAAACGGAAATGCGAGAACGCCTTGTTGGCTTCCGCCATCCGGTGCACTTCGTCGCGCTTCTTCATCGCGCCGCCGCGACCTTCAGCGGCTTCCGACAGTTCACCGGCCAGACGCAACGCCATCGATTTCTCGCTGCGCTTCTTCGCGGCCTCACGCAACCAGCGCATCGCCAATGCCATACGACGCGACGGACGCACTTCGACCGGAACCTGATAGTTCGCACCACCAACGCGCCGGCTCTTCACTTCAACCACCGGTTTCACGTTGTTGAGCGCTACCGTGAACACTTCCAGCGGGTCCTTGCCACCCTTGGTCTGGATCTGTTCAAAAGCGCCATACACGATGCGCTCGGCCACAGACTTCTTGCCCGAGAGCATCAGCACGTTCATGAATTTTGCAACATCAACGTTACCGAATTTCGGATCCGGCAACACTTCCCGCTTGGGGACTTCGCGACGACGCGGCATGTTTCTTCCTTTACCTTTTCAGTTGGAGCGACGCTTGTTGCGCCCGACTCCGCGGCCACCAACTAACCCGATTCATCTTTTACGACTTACCAGCCTGGTCGGGTGACCACTTACTCGACAGCACCGGCAATCCGGCACCACCGCCTATAACGCCTTTGCAGGCGACCTGAAACGACTCAACGACTGACCGGGGACTCTTGCTGCCTTACTTGCCGGCCTTGGCGCGCTTCGCACCGTACTTCGAACGAGCCTGCTTACGATCCTTGACGCCCTGGGTATCGAGCGAGCCACGAACCATGTGATAACGAACACCCGGCAAGTCCTTCACACGACCACCGCGGATCAGCACAACCGAGTGCTCCTGCAGGTTGTGACCTTCGCCGCCGATGTACGAGATGACTTCGAAACCGTTCGTCAGGCGCACCTTTGCGACCTTACGCAGTGCCGAGTTCGGCTTCTTCGGCGTCGTGGTGTACACACGGGTGCACACGCCGCGACGCTGGGGGCAGTCCTGCAAGGCCGGGCTCTTGCTTTTCGTCGTTTCCGACGTGCGGCCTTTGCGAACCAGTTGATTGATGGTTGGCATTGTTTATTCCTGAAATTGGACAAAATCGACGCATCTGTTTCCGGGCAAAGCGAAAACGACTGCGCATCGAACTCCGGTTCGGTGACAAACGTGGCGACATCGACACGCACTCAAATAATGCAAGTGCTCGCACCGACACCCCAAGAACCGGAACCTAGCATAATATTCCGAAAATACTAAGAGAGTCAACAAGTTGCGCATTATTGTGCCTGTCCTG
The nucleotide sequence above comes from Paraburkholderia sp. SOS3. Encoded proteins:
- the rpsL gene encoding 30S ribosomal protein S12; amino-acid sequence: MPTINQLVRKGRTSETTKSKSPALQDCPQRRGVCTRVYTTTPKKPNSALRKVAKVRLTNGFEVISYIGGEGHNLQEHSVVLIRGGRVKDLPGVRYHMVRGSLDTQGVKDRKQARSKYGAKRAKAGK
- the rpsG gene encoding 30S ribosomal protein S7 produces the protein MPRRREVPKREVLPDPKFGNVDVAKFMNVLMLSGKKSVAERIVYGAFEQIQTKGGKDPLEVFTVALNNVKPVVEVKSRRVGGANYQVPVEVRPSRRMALAMRWLREAAKKRSEKSMALRLAGELSEAAEGRGGAMKKRDEVHRMAEANKAFSHFRF